The Chlorocebus sabaeus isolate Y175 chromosome 20, mChlSab1.0.hap1, whole genome shotgun sequence genomic sequence ACCTGGAGACGGCGCCCTCCCGGCGGAGGCCCGAGGACGAGGACGGCGAAGGAGACTCGTTTGGACCCCgagccagagggaggccctgcgAGCCTGCTTTGAGCGGAACCCGTACCCGGGCATCGCCACCAGGGAAGAGCTGGCCCGGGCCATCGGCATTCCGGAGCCCAGGgtccagatttggtttcagaacgagAGATCACGCCAGCTGAGGCAGCACCGGCGGGAATCTCGGCCCTGGCCCGGGAAACGCGGCCCGCAAGAAGGCAGGCGAAAGCGGACCGCCGTCACCCGGTCCCAGACCGCCCTGCTCCTGCGAGCCTTCCAGCAGGATCGCTTTCCGGGCATCGCCACCCGGGAAGAACTGGCCAGAGAGACGGGCCTCCCGGAGTCCCGgattcagatttggtttcagaaccggagggccaggcacccaggccagggtggCGGGGCACCGGCGCACGCAGGCGGCCTGTGCGACGCGGCCCCCGGCGGGTGTCTCCCCGCCCCCTCGCCGTTGGCCTTCGCCCACACCGGGGCGTGGGGAACGGGGCTTCCCGCGCCCCACGTGCCCTGCGCGCCCTGGACTCTCCCACCGGGGGCTTTCGCgagccagggagcaggggccGTCGCCCCGCTGCAGCCCGGCCAGGCCGCGCAGGCAGCGGGGATCCCCCATCCAGCCCCGGCAGGCGGGGATTGGGAACTTTCCTACGCTGCCCTGGCGACTCCGGAAGGGGCGCTCTCCCACCCTCAGACCCCCCGGGGGTGGCCTCCGCGCCCGAGCCAATGGCGGGGGGACCAGGACCCGCAGCACCACAGCCTGCCGGGCCCTTGCTCGGTGGGACAGCCCGGGCCCGCCGGAGCTGAGCCGCAGGGCCAGGGTGTGCTCGCGCCGCCCACGTCCCAGGGGAGTccgtggtggggctggggccaggggccCCAGGTCGCCGGGGCGGCGTGGGAGCCCCAAATCGGGgcagctccacctccggggcccGCGCCCCGGGAGGCCTCCGCGGGGCAGGAGCAGATGCAAGCCGTCCGGGCGCCCTCCCCGCCGCTCCAGGAGCCTGGGCGCTCGTCtgcactcccctccagcctgctggATGAGCTCCTGGAGACCCCCGAGTTTCTGCAGCAGGCGCAACCTCTGCTAGAAACGGAGGCCCCGACGGAGCTGCAGGACGTGGGAGAGCCCGCTTGGCTGGAACCGCTACTCCTCAGCGAGGAGGAATACCGGGCTCTGCTGGAGGAGCTTTAGGACGCGGGGTTGGGACGGGATCGGGGGCGGGGCGGTGGCCTCCCTTTGGCGGTGGGCACCGGGCTCGGTGTGGAGAGGCCTGTTTTCCCTCCGGGCTGAGCAGCCTGGCATTCCTGCCTTCCGGGTctgggcgcggcggcggcggcggcggcggcgg encodes the following:
- the LOC140709422 gene encoding double homeobox protein 4C-like encodes the protein MALPTPGDGALPAEARGRGRRRRLVWTPSQREALRACFERNPYPGIATREELARAIGIPEPRVQIWFQNERSRQLRQHRRESRPWPGKRGPQEGRRKRTAVTRSQTALLLRAFQQDRFPGIATREELARETGLPESRIQIWFQNRRARHPGQGGGAPAHAGGLCDAAPGGCLPAPSPLAFAHTGAWGTGLPAPHVPCAPWTLPPGAFASQGAGAVAPLQPGQAAQAAGIPHPAPAGGDWELSYAALATPEGALSHPQTPRGWPPRPSQWRGDQDPQHHSLPGPCSVGQPGPAGAEPQGQGVLAPPTSQGSPWWGWGQGPQVAGAAWEPQIGAAPPPGPAPREASAGQEQMQAVRAPSPPLQEPGRSSALPSSLLDELLETPEFLQQAQPLLETEAPTELQDVGEPAWLEPLLLSEEEYRALLEEL